A window of Sphingobacterium kitahiroshimense genomic DNA:
ATTATATCCCTACAGGGTGGTTGGGCAGAGCAGGACCCTAATCTGTGGTGGACAAATACACAATTGGCCATTAAAAAAGCAAATGCATCTGGATTATACGACCCTTTGGATATTAAGGCTATCGGTATCGCTTATCAGATGCATGGGCTAGTAGTGGTAGATAAAGAGCAACGCGCCCTACGTAATGCCATTATCTGGTGCGACAGTCGTGCTGTAAATATAGGTCAAAATGCATTTTCTGCACTAGAGGGAAAGGGTTTTTTGAACAGTCATCTCAATTCACCAGGTAATTTTACAGCTTCAAAATTAGCATGGGTGAAAGAACATGAACCAAATGTTTATGAAAAAATAGACAAGTTTATGCTACCTGGAGATTATCTGAGCATGCGCTTAACTGGTGAAATCAATACAAATGTAAGTTCGATATCAGAAGGAATTCTATGGGATTTTGAACAACAGCAAATTTCAGATACGTTACTAACTTTTTACTGTATTGATCGCGAATTGGTGCCTAAAGTACAACCCGTATTTTCTAATTACGGATCGCTTCGTTCGGATGTAGCAAATGAACTGGGATTATCACCGCAAGCAATGGTTTGTTACAAGTCCGGTGATCAACCCAACAATGCATTATCCTTGAATGTTTTTGAACCAGGAGAAGTTGCTGCCACTGCAGGTACCTCTGGCGTTATCTATGCGGTTACTGATCAAAGAGCACATGATCCGCAATCTCGAGTAAATACTTTCGCGCATGTTAATTATGAGTTCGAATCGGAACGATTGGGTGTGCTATTGTGCATCAATGGGACAGGGATACAAAATAGCTGGATCAGTCAGGTCACTGGTAACGGAAATGATTATGAAAGTATGAATGCGAAAGCTTCACGTATACCAATTGGATCTGAAGGGGTAAATATTCTGCCTTTTGGAAATGGTGCCGAGCGGATGTTGAATAACAAAACAATAGGAGCACATATCCAAAATTTAGATTTCCTCAGACATGGCACGGCTCATCTTTGGAGGGCATCACAAGAAGGAATAGCATTTTCCTTCCGCTATGGATTAGATCTGTTAAGGGAAAACGGGATCACACCGCAAGTCATTAAAGCCGGTCATGCCAATATGTTTTTGAGCCCTGTTTTTCAAGAAGCATTTGCAGGGGTAACAAACACACCCGTAGAGCTATATGATAATGATGGTAGTGTTGGAGCTGCTTTAGGGGCCGGTTTGGGTATAGGCATATTTGCGGATCGACAAGAAGCTTTTAAGGGGCTTCGAAAATACAAAATAATCGAACCAGAACATACTTCGCAATATGAAGAAGTATATGTTAAATGGAAACAATTATTAGAAGACAAACTATAAATTAAGATAAGATGAAAATTTTGACAGGAAATCATGTGTTCTTTAAACATGTAGAACAAGTTCAATTTGAGGGTGTAAATTCAGACAATCCGTTGGCTTTCCGCTGGTATGATCCGACACGTGTTGTCGCAGGAAGAACCATGGCAGAGCATTTTAAATTTGCCTGTGCCTATTGGCATTCTTTTAATGGTAATGGGGCAGATCCATTTGGTGGTCAAACGCATTTTTTTCCATGGGATAAGAAAGCAACAATCATGGAGCGTGCAAAAGATAAAATGGATGCTGCTTTTGAATTTATGACGAAAATGCAGTTGCCATATTACTGTTTTCATGATGTTGATTTAGTGGATTATACCGATGATATTCATGAAAATGAACGCCATCTTGATGAGATTGTTGCTTATGCAAAAGAGAAACAGCAACAGAGTGGTGTGAAATTGCTATGGGGAACAGCAAATTTATTCAGTCACCATCGCTACATGAATGGAGCATCTACCAATCCTGATTTTCATGTTTTGTCCCATGCAGGTGCTCAGGTTAAAGCGGCAATTGATGCAACGATTGCATTAGGCGGTGAGAATTATGTATTCTGGGGTGGCCGTGAAGGGTATATGTCCTTGCTTAATACAAATATGAAAAGAGAGAAAGAGCATTTAGCGAAATTTCTACATATGTCAAAAGATTATGCACGTAAAAATGGATTTAAAGGTACGTTTTTCATTGAGCCAAAGCCATGTGAACCAACAAAACACCAATATGACTACGATGCCGCAACAGTGATTGGATTTCTTCGTGAATTTGATCTAATGGATGACTTTAAACTTAATCTTGAAGTAAATCATGCCACATTAGCGGGCCATACATTCCAACATGAACTACAAGTTGCTGCTGATGCTGGTTTATTGGGATCAATTGATGCAAACCGTGGTGATTATCAAAATGGATGGGATACGGATCAATTTCCAACCGACTTAACCGAATTGACAGAATCACTGATGATTATTCTTGAAGCAGGAGGATTACAAGGTGGAGGTGTCAATTTTGATGCTAAAGTGAGACGTAATTCTACAGATCCTTTGGATTTATTCTATGCACATATCGGTGGTATGGACAATTTTGCACGCGCATTGGTTACTGCAGATAATTTACTTCAAAATTCCCCTTATAGAGAATTGAGAAAAGAGCGTTATAGCAGTTTTGATACAGGTGCTGGAGCAGATTTTGAGCAAGGTAAACTGTCTCTTGAAGATCTTCGTGCTTATGCTATCAATGAGGGAGAACCTAAGTTGATCAGTGGTCAACAGGAGTTTATGGAGAATTTGATCAACCGTTATATATAGCACATTATTCATTTATTATAAACCTACTTCTAATTATATGAATAATATCTTGGCGACCAAAGATTATTTGGTTTTTTTCATCTACTTTATCATCGTATCGGGGTACGGTATTTGGGTCTATCGGCAAAAGAAGACCAGACTCAATGGTACCGATTCTAAAGATTATTTTTTAGCAGAAGGCTCACTAACTTGGTGGGCCATCGGCGCTTCTTTGATTGCATCTAACATCTCTGCCGAACAGTTTATCGGTATGAGCGGCTCGGGCTTTAAGATGGGGCTTGCTATTGCTACTTATGAATGGATGGCAGCTGTGACATTGATTATTGTTGCAGTTTTTTTTATTCCGGTATATCTTAAAAATAAGATATTTACGATGCCTCAATTTCTGCATCAACGCTACAACGGCACGGTTGCCATGATTATGGCTGTATTTTGGTTGATGTTGTACGTAGTAGTCAATCTAACCTCAATTTTGTATTTGGGAGCACTCGCAGTTAGTAGCATTTCGGGTTTCGATTTGGAGGTCTGTATGTATGCTATCGCTTGCTTTGCTGTTATTATTACATTAGGAGGCATGCGGGTTATTGGGTTTACAGATGTTATTCAGGTTTTCTTCTTGATTCTAGGAGGTCTGGCAACCACGTATTTGGCGCTGAAATTAGTGGCAGAAAATTACGGTGGAGAAGGGGTGCTAGAAGGATATCAGATTATGGCTACTAAGGCCACGGATCATTTTCATATGATCCTACATCAGGATAACGAGAATTATTTGGATTTACCAGGGCTTACGGTCTTGATTGGTGGTATGTGGATTGTAAACCTCAATTATTGGGGCTGTAATCAATATATCACGCAACGAGCTTTAGGTGCAGATCTTAAAACTGCTAGAAACGGAATTTTGTTTGCAGCATTCCTCAAGCTTTTGATGCCGATTATTGTTGTTTTACCGGGAATAGCTGCGTATGTGTTATGGAAGGATGGGTTATTTCAACCTGAAATGCTTCAGAATGGTGAAGTAAATCCAGATCGTGCATATCCAGTATTATTAAATTTACTTCCTTCGGGTTTAAAAGGTCTATCATTTGCCGCTTTGACTGCAGCAGTAGTTGCTTCATTAGCTGGTAAATCGAATAGTATTGCAACTATCTTTTCATTGGACATTTACCAGAAGGTATTCAATAAAAAAGCAAGCGAAAAGCAATTGGTCAATGTCGGTAAAATAACCATTATATTTTCGATGGTACTTGCGGTGATCATAGCACCTCATTTAGGGATAGATAGTAAAGGTGGTTTTCAATATATTCAAGAATATACCGGATTTGTTTCACCAGGTATTTTTGCGATGTTCATTTTGGGATTCTTCTGGAAGAAAACAACTTCAAATGCAGCTTTATTTGCAACAATAGGCGGGTTTATTTTATCTGTTCTGTTTAAATTTTTACCGCATATTGCAGATCTGTCGTTTTTAAGTTCGACTGGTTTTTCTGTTTTAAATAAAGCGTCAGGACTGTACGAAATTCCATTTTTAGACCGCATGGGTTTTGTATTTGTCATCTGTATTATGGGTATGTTGATCATTAGTTTAATCGATCAGCGAAATGGTGTTGTATCAAAAGGATTGGAAGTGGACCGAACAATGTTCAAGCCACATACAGGTTTCGTCATTGGTGCATTGTTGATCATTCTGTTAACGACTGCGCTATATATGATTTATTGGTAGAGTTAACTATAAATATTAAAAATAAAACAAAAAAATAGGTCTGCTACAGTTAGCGGACCTATTTTATATATCATTTCTTACTAATGTGAGTTTATTATATCATCCAACGGAATAAGCTTGCGCCCCAAGAGAAACCAGCCCCAAAAGCTGTTAACATAACAAGATCTCCAGTCTTCATCTGTTTTACATTTTCCCAGATACATAATGGAATTGTCGCTGCGATTGTATTCCCAAGGTACTCAATATTACTTAAGGTACGGCCTTCAGGAATATTTAATGAGCGACCTACAGCATCGATAATACGTTGGTTTGCTTGATGTGGTACCACCCAGTTGATATCCTCAACGGTTAAGTTGTTGCGCTGCATGACCTGCGTGCAGGCATCACTCATTGATTGTACCGCTTGTTTAAATACGGTTTTACCGTCTTGACGTAAGTATCTTTTTTGTGTATCATTATCCGATAAGCTTATTGGATATTGAGTTCCACCTGCTTCAATATTTAGGAAAGCGCGACCATCTCCGTTACTTCTCAAGTATGCGTCCATAACACCTCCTTCTGTCGAAGGTTGCAATAATACAACTCCAGCACCATCTCCGAATAGGATGTTGGTTGAACGGTCATGAATATCGACATAAGTGCTGATATTATCGGCTCCTACGATAAGTACATTTTTGTATCGTCCTGTCTCAACAAGTGAAGCACCCATATCCAACGCATATAGAAAACCAGAACAAGCAGCGTTTATATCAAAAGCCCAAACATTTGTAAGACCTAGTTTTTCAGCGATGATGTTCGCAGTCGCAGGCATGGGCATGTCAGGAGTTGAAGTTGCTACTAAAATTGCATCTACTTCAGCTAAATCTTTACCATACTTTGCTACGAGATCCTGAATCGCACGAACGGCCATGTCAGAAGTCGCTAATTCTTCTTCTAAGATGCGGCGTTCTTTGATACCAGTTCTTTTGATGATCCACTCATCATTCGTATCACATAATTTTTCTAAGTCAGAATTTGTTCGTTTATTTTGAGGGATATAACCTCCGATTGCGGTAATTGCAGCGTAAAGTTTATTCGGGAGAGTTGTATTCATATATTATGGTTATCATATTCAAGTATGATCCGCCTTTTGGTATTTAGTTTAATTTTATTATCTCTAATGAGTATTTTTATTTATTCTGCCTTTTTCTCTTTTCTAAAAAGAGTTGTAAAGGAGGTGTAAAAATAGGATAATTTCTACAACAGTATGAAAAATATTAAGATTGTGACAAAATGATTACGATGAATCACTTTTTTTGAACCGTTTTGCAAAACGGTCTAGTTATGATACCGTTTTAGTTTTATTGTTTAGAATATAATTTTGATAAAGTTGCTGTTGACAAAATATGTGAAATTATTGTAATGCAATTAAAACACGGTAAAAAACAGTCTGTTATTTAGATTTTTAGCCCTTCTTTTATTATTTAACCATAACCTGCCGGAAAAAAAACGAAAATAATAAATTTCCAGAAATATTTCATAGATCCCTGTTGAATTAACGAATGGTTTTATTAATTTGTTGTTCGGGAGCTCATTTTTATAGAGGCAAAGCTTACCCAATTGAATTTCTGTTATTAAAATATATATGCAATGATTCCATTTTCTATTCAAGCACCACTCGAAAATAGTAAGATCAGACTAGTTCCGCTACAGGATAATGACTTTGAAAGGCTTTTCGCTGTCGCTAATGATCCTAAAGTATGGGAGCAACACCCTAATAAAGATCGGTATAAAAGACCTGTGTTTGAAAATTTCTTTGAAGGTGCGGTAATCAGTAAAGGTGCCTACCTAATCCAGGATAAACTGTCCGATGAAATTTTAGGAAGTACACGTTTTTACAATTATAGTTCCGATGATAACAGTATTTTCATCGGTTACACTTTTTATGGTCCAAAGACATGGGGCACGGGTGTAAATCCTCAAGTAAAAAAAATGATGCTCGACTATATATTTGATCATGTGGATACTGTATATTTTCATGTTGGGAATAATAATGAAAGATCAAAAAAAGCAATGGAGAGATTAGGGGCACAAAAAATAGCTTTGGAAGAAGTGGCTTATCATGGTGAACCCAACCGTATTAACGTTCTGTATGCAATTAGAAAAGATGACTATTACAAAGTATGATGGGATCTAATATGAGCTTTTTGCATTTTAAAATATAGCATGCTGCACACGGGCAAGCGCATATGTTTAGGAGATATTAGAATCATTAATTTTTGCGAAAATTTGAGTTAACTCGGACTTTTAGTTAGATGATTTCAACTTAGTGCAAAGAAGATTGTAAAAAGAACAAGATTTTACTGCTAATCTTGTCATTTTTGCTTGTGTAAATAGATTTTTCTACACCTAACTCTTTCATATGCTATCGTTTATCTTCAAGAAAATAAGTTAAATTTGTTTATAGCTCAATTATAAATGGAAACTTACGGCAACCCAGTATTAAATCGCTTACCCCAACATCTGAAACGTTTTATTGTACCGCAACAATATGATCGTTATACGGCAATTGATCAGGCTGTGTGGCGCTATGTCATGCGTCAGAACTATGCATATCTTCGTAATATTGCATATTATCCCTATATTCCAGGGCTTCATAAAGCAGGATTAACGATTGAGGAAATCCCAAATCTGCAAACGATGAACGACAGTCTTAAACATATGGGTTGGGGAGCGGCTACAGTGGACGGTTTTATTCCTCCTGCAGCTTTTATGGAGTTTCAAGCTTATCGGGTACTCGTGGTAGCAGCAGATATACGTCAGATTGAACATATTGAATATACTCCTGCACCAGATATTATTCATGAATCATCTGGACATGCTCCGATCATTGGAGAGCCTGAGTATGCGGCATATTTGCAATATTTTGGGGAGATTGGTACAAAGGCAATGTTTTCAGAGAAAGATTTTGAACTGTACGAGGCAATTCGAAACCTTTCTATCCTTAAAGAAAGTAGTAGTGCAACCGAAGAGCAGCTGTCAAGTGCAGAAGCAAAGCTTATTGCTATACAAGAAAATATGGGTGAACCTTCCGAAATGGCATTATTGAGTAGATTGCATTGGTGGACGGTTGAGTATGGACTAATCGGAACAGTAGATGATCCCAAAATTTATGGTGCAGGGCTTTTGTCATCAATTGGAGAAAGTGCGTCCTGTATGCGTAAAGAAGTCCCCAAATTACCTTATTCCTTAAACGCATTAGCGTATTCATACGATATTACGAAGCCACAACCTCAATTGTTTGTTACGGAAGATTTTAATCAGTTGCGAGAGGTTTTAGATCAATTTGCCAATACCATGTCATTTCGGGTAGGGGGAAAAGTTGGTTTGGAAAAGGCTATTGCTTGTAAGAACCTATGTACGATTGTGTATAGCTCCGGATTGCAGGTCTCCGGACTTTTTCAGACAGGTATTGCTGGGAGTGAAATAGAATATATCAAGACTGTTGGTCCAACGGCATTAGCTTATGCAGATAGACAGCTTTCTGGTCATGGAAAGACGTATCACGCTGATGGATTTGGGTCTCCTGTTGGGTATCTGTTAGGAGCAGTCAAAGCACTGGAAGATTTTGATGCTGCTGATCTAAAAGAATATGGCATTGAAATAGGGCAGCACACCACACTTATCTTTACTTCTGGAATTGAGGTAAGAGGAGTTGTTCAGTCTATAGAACAGCGGGATAAAAAAAATCAATTGATTACCTTTTCCCCATGTCAGGTTGTCGATAGTAGATCCTGTCAGATTCTATTTGATCCAGAATGGGGAACTTATGACATGGCTGTAGGGAAACAGATTGTTTCGGTTTTTTGTGGAGCAGCAGATAAAGAAGCTTATGAGCAAGGAGCCTTTGTGTCAGAAACTAAAACAATCGTGCATCAGCAAAATGAGGTCGAAAAATCAAAAAATAAGCTTTATAAAGTTATTCGTGACCGAAGAACAGGTCAAGAACCGGATGTTTCACTTAGTGAGATTTATCAGAATATAACACATAACTATCCCGAAGATTGGCTTGCTTATATTGAAACACTGGAATTGGCTATTCATGATGGAGATCATTTGTTAGCAACTCAAATTGAAAATCGATTGCTGGAAATTATTCAAGATCATCAACATTGGAGTAAATTGATTTTGGATGGCATTAACTTAGCTAAAAACGACCAAATAGCATTGCTTTTAGGACCTAAGTAATGCATTTCTACGATTAGAACGAAATTTAAAAATGTATCCAGGGATACTAATAAATCTTTCCAGGACTGCTAAGTAATAAAGAACTGCCATGAGCTATTGGTTTGATATCTCATGGCAGTAGGTATTTTGAACCGTATTTTAATATTAGACTCTTAATAAAAGAATTTGCCAAGCTGAAATCAATTCACCTTGGTCTAACAGTTTTGCGGCATGCATCTGGAGCAACTTACGTCTTAGGGCAAGATCTTCGTGAGATTGTTCCCAGATTGCTATAATTTCAGGATTTACTAATAAAGTCTTCTCGTCATTCAATACAGGTAATTGCTCTACATTTGCTAATCGACCTAACTGATTTCCCGTAAGAATATCCGAAAAACGGATATGTTCAGGAAGTGCGTCAACTCCGATTCCTAAATTGCGGAGTGGCTTTGGAACTTCGAAGAGTGATTCTTTTGTTACGCGACTGTACCAATTCCCACCTAAACGGGCAACGAGATCAAGTGATTCCTGTGAGACTTCATTTTTATCGTTTAGTAAGTTTTCATGAATATGCATCCGGACTATTTCTGCAATGACGAGATTTCCTGCTCCCGGACCATCACCGAGATTGATAATTTCATGAACTTTACATTCCAATTGAACTGGTGATTCTGCCACACGTGGAGGGTTGATCAGATCTGAAGCAATAGCTGTAAAACCTGATTTATCAAATTCATTAATTCCCTTTCCATATTCGGTGCTTGCGAGAGACTGTTGCTGCACCATGGAATAATTCACAATATTAATAACAACCTCTGGTACTTCTAGCATGTTGTCCAAGGTATGTTTAGTAGAACCGTCGCGCATTCGCCGCAATGGTGAAAAAACACAGATAGGGGGTTGCTGAGACATAAAATTAAAGTAGCTAAAAGGGCTCAGGTTGACATTTCCTGCCGCATCAATTGTACTTGCAAAACAGATAGGACGCGGAGCTACCGCATATTTGATAAGATTATCAAATATTGCTTGTTGTTCAACTGGATCTATTACTGTTGTTTTTTCTGTAGTCATATGTTGAGTAGCTTATTTAATTTAGTGTTCTTAATTATTTGCGGCGATAATATAATTTTGTAATCGACCTAAACCGGTAATTTCCATTACGATTTGATCGCCGATCTGTAACCATTGTTCTTTATGAGATGGATCATGCAGCTTCGCAGTCCCATTAAGCTCCAGAAAACAACCAGTACCAACAGTACCTGAGCCGATGACATCTCCTGGAAATACTTCAACACCATAGGATACACGTTCTATGATTTCAGCAAACGTCCAGTTCATATCGCGCAGGTTTCCTTTGGATACTAATTTTCCATTAACTGAGCAGGTCATTTCAAGATCATAGCAGACGCCAATATGGCCCA
This region includes:
- a CDS encoding beta-ketoacyl-ACP synthase III; translation: MNTTLPNKLYAAITAIGGYIPQNKRTNSDLEKLCDTNDEWIIKRTGIKERRILEEELATSDMAVRAIQDLVAKYGKDLAEVDAILVATSTPDMPMPATANIIAEKLGLTNVWAFDINAACSGFLYALDMGASLVETGRYKNVLIVGADNISTYVDIHDRSTNILFGDGAGVVLLQPSTEGGVMDAYLRSNGDGRAFLNIEAGGTQYPISLSDNDTQKRYLRQDGKTVFKQAVQSMSDACTQVMQRNNLTVEDINWVVPHQANQRIIDAVGRSLNIPEGRTLSNIEYLGNTIAATIPLCIWENVKQMKTGDLVMLTAFGAGFSWGASLFRWMI
- a CDS encoding sodium/sugar symporter; this encodes MNNILATKDYLVFFIYFIIVSGYGIWVYRQKKTRLNGTDSKDYFLAEGSLTWWAIGASLIASNISAEQFIGMSGSGFKMGLAIATYEWMAAVTLIIVAVFFIPVYLKNKIFTMPQFLHQRYNGTVAMIMAVFWLMLYVVVNLTSILYLGALAVSSISGFDLEVCMYAIACFAVIITLGGMRVIGFTDVIQVFFLILGGLATTYLALKLVAENYGGEGVLEGYQIMATKATDHFHMILHQDNENYLDLPGLTVLIGGMWIVNLNYWGCNQYITQRALGADLKTARNGILFAAFLKLLMPIIVVLPGIAAYVLWKDGLFQPEMLQNGEVNPDRAYPVLLNLLPSGLKGLSFAALTAAVVASLAGKSNSIATIFSLDIYQKVFNKKASEKQLVNVGKITIIFSMVLAVIIAPHLGIDSKGGFQYIQEYTGFVSPGIFAMFILGFFWKKTTSNAALFATIGGFILSVLFKFLPHIADLSFLSSTGFSVLNKASGLYEIPFLDRMGFVFVICIMGMLIISLIDQRNGVVSKGLEVDRTMFKPHTGFVIGALLIILLTTALYMIYW
- a CDS encoding xylulokinase; amino-acid sequence: MLLLGIDLGTSSIKVSVIDAVTNKKIISCHFPETEAEIISLQGGWAEQDPNLWWTNTQLAIKKANASGLYDPLDIKAIGIAYQMHGLVVVDKEQRALRNAIIWCDSRAVNIGQNAFSALEGKGFLNSHLNSPGNFTASKLAWVKEHEPNVYEKIDKFMLPGDYLSMRLTGEINTNVSSISEGILWDFEQQQISDTLLTFYCIDRELVPKVQPVFSNYGSLRSDVANELGLSPQAMVCYKSGDQPNNALSLNVFEPGEVAATAGTSGVIYAVTDQRAHDPQSRVNTFAHVNYEFESERLGVLLCINGTGIQNSWISQVTGNGNDYESMNAKASRIPIGSEGVNILPFGNGAERMLNNKTIGAHIQNLDFLRHGTAHLWRASQEGIAFSFRYGLDLLRENGITPQVIKAGHANMFLSPVFQEAFAGVTNTPVELYDNDGSVGAALGAGLGIGIFADRQEAFKGLRKYKIIEPEHTSQYEEVYVKWKQLLEDKL
- a CDS encoding aromatic amino acid hydroxylase, encoding METYGNPVLNRLPQHLKRFIVPQQYDRYTAIDQAVWRYVMRQNYAYLRNIAYYPYIPGLHKAGLTIEEIPNLQTMNDSLKHMGWGAATVDGFIPPAAFMEFQAYRVLVVAADIRQIEHIEYTPAPDIIHESSGHAPIIGEPEYAAYLQYFGEIGTKAMFSEKDFELYEAIRNLSILKESSSATEEQLSSAEAKLIAIQENMGEPSEMALLSRLHWWTVEYGLIGTVDDPKIYGAGLLSSIGESASCMRKEVPKLPYSLNALAYSYDITKPQPQLFVTEDFNQLREVLDQFANTMSFRVGGKVGLEKAIACKNLCTIVYSSGLQVSGLFQTGIAGSEIEYIKTVGPTALAYADRQLSGHGKTYHADGFGSPVGYLLGAVKALEDFDAADLKEYGIEIGQHTTLIFTSGIEVRGVVQSIEQRDKKNQLITFSPCQVVDSRSCQILFDPEWGTYDMAVGKQIVSVFCGAADKEAYEQGAFVSETKTIVHQQNEVEKSKNKLYKVIRDRRTGQEPDVSLSEIYQNITHNYPEDWLAYIETLELAIHDGDHLLATQIENRLLEIIQDHQHWSKLILDGINLAKNDQIALLLGPK
- the xylA gene encoding xylose isomerase; translation: MKILTGNHVFFKHVEQVQFEGVNSDNPLAFRWYDPTRVVAGRTMAEHFKFACAYWHSFNGNGADPFGGQTHFFPWDKKATIMERAKDKMDAAFEFMTKMQLPYYCFHDVDLVDYTDDIHENERHLDEIVAYAKEKQQQSGVKLLWGTANLFSHHRYMNGASTNPDFHVLSHAGAQVKAAIDATIALGGENYVFWGGREGYMSLLNTNMKREKEHLAKFLHMSKDYARKNGFKGTFFIEPKPCEPTKHQYDYDAATVIGFLREFDLMDDFKLNLEVNHATLAGHTFQHELQVAADAGLLGSIDANRGDYQNGWDTDQFPTDLTELTESLMIILEAGGLQGGGVNFDAKVRRNSTDPLDLFYAHIGGMDNFARALVTADNLLQNSPYRELRKERYSSFDTGAGADFEQGKLSLEDLRAYAINEGEPKLISGQQEFMENLINRYI
- a CDS encoding GNAT family N-acetyltransferase, yielding MIPFSIQAPLENSKIRLVPLQDNDFERLFAVANDPKVWEQHPNKDRYKRPVFENFFEGAVISKGAYLIQDKLSDEILGSTRFYNYSSDDNSIFIGYTFYGPKTWGTGVNPQVKKMMLDYIFDHVDTVYFHVGNNNERSKKAMERLGAQKIALEEVAYHGEPNRINVLYAIRKDDYYKV
- a CDS encoding flavin reductase family protein gives rise to the protein MTTEKTTVIDPVEQQAIFDNLIKYAVAPRPICFASTIDAAGNVNLSPFSYFNFMSQQPPICVFSPLRRMRDGSTKHTLDNMLEVPEVVINIVNYSMVQQQSLASTEYGKGINEFDKSGFTAIASDLINPPRVAESPVQLECKVHEIINLGDGPGAGNLVIAEIVRMHIHENLLNDKNEVSQESLDLVARLGGNWYSRVTKESLFEVPKPLRNLGIGVDALPEHIRFSDILTGNQLGRLANVEQLPVLNDEKTLLVNPEIIAIWEQSHEDLALRRKLLQMHAAKLLDQGELISAWQILLLRV